A window from Mytilus galloprovincialis chromosome 8, xbMytGall1.hap1.1, whole genome shotgun sequence encodes these proteins:
- the LOC143042410 gene encoding uncharacterized protein LOC143042410: MMDPDIENSVKRIVGEEIRKTQNDLLSQMEGMFSIKLQEFDHQQKERSELQMNRLQNELSGNDDYKFQRKSCEDQFKFNRKLSVTLKEADASLESRDPSASLAKQKIAEGIQLIRYRQKLVKMADSSEMGWKVVQEYTANPLADDSEDDRKILRAQTRAERKTKSEKAKKKRPTPYSRPTSTVTFSDANGKASGRPEVCYNCYKPGHWKFECPEKKRKLSTNLFNVNKLSSICSDLVHGNSFQVNTNHLTDKSLKYFMNDDSICLLERERIEQVSSQLTVNSSLLTPVGKFKKSIHKWRDIDTSMYILSVIEKGYGIPFKVLPDNVILRNNKSARDNGEFVIGEILKLTEKGCISEVNDIPFVVNPLTVALSRSKKPCLVWTVGISTNAYTSLGLNLKMVQLQENCLKRAIFCLDMILKVHITIWKY; this comes from the coding sequence ATGATGGATCCGGACATCGAGAATAGTGTTAAGCGGATTGTCGGGGAGGAAATTCGAAAAACGCAGAATGATTTATTGTCGCAAATGGAAGGGATGTTTTCTATAAAACTACAAGAATTCGATCATCAACAGAAGGAGAGATCTGAGCTACAAATGAACAGATTACAAAACGAACTTTCGGGGAATGATGATTACAAGTTTCAAAGAAAGTCGTGTGAGGATCAGTTCAAATTCAATCGCAAACTAAGCGTAACTTTGAAGGAAGCCGATGCCAGTTTGGAGTCCAGGGACCCAAGTGCCAGTTTAGCCAAGCAGAAAATAGCAGAAGGTATACAACTAATACGCTATAGACAGAAATTAGTGAAAATGGCCGATTCGTCCGAGATGGGATGGAAAGTGGTACAAGAATATACAGCGAATCCCCTCGCAGATGATTCAGAGGACGACCGTAAGATTCTTAGAGCGCAGACACGAGCGgagagaaaaacaaaatcagaGAAAGCCAAGAAGAAAAGACCAACGCCATATAGCAGGCCAACTTCAACTGTTACTTTTAGTGATGCAAACGGGAAAGCAAGTGGGAGACCCGAAGTTTGCTACAACTGTTACAAGCCTGGTCACTGGAAATTTGAATGTCCAGAGAAAAAACGAAAGTTAAGtacaaatttatttaatgttaataaattAAGTAGCATTTGCTCAGATTTAGTACATGGTAATAGTTTTCAGGTGAATACGAATCACCTAACTGATAAGTCTTTAAAGTATTTCATGAATGATGATAGTATTTGTTTACTCGAGCGTGAACGTATTGAACAGGTGTCTAGCCAGTTAACGGTAAATTCAAGTTTACTCACACCTGtaggtaaatttaaaaaatcaatacacaaatGGAGAGATATAGACACAAGCATGTATATTTTGAGTGTTATAGAAAAAGGATACGGTATTCCGTTTAAAGTACTGCCAGATAATGTTATATTGAGAAATAATAAATCTGCTAGGGATAACGGGGAATTCGTTATTGGTGAGATTTTGAAATTGACAGAAAAAGGTTGCATTTCAGAAGTTAACGATATACCTTTTGTGGTTAATCCTTTAACGGTAGCTTTGAGTCGATCAAAGAAGCCCTGTTTAGTTTGGACTGTAGGCATATCAACGAATGCATACACCAGTTTAGGTTTAAATTTGAAGATGGTACAGTTGCAAGAGAATTGTTTGAAAAGGGCAATTTTTTGTTTAGATATGATCTTAAAAGTGCATATCACCATTTGGAAATATTAG